The following coding sequences are from one Strix uralensis isolate ZFMK-TIS-50842 chromosome 6, bStrUra1, whole genome shotgun sequence window:
- the HACD2 gene encoding very-long-chain (3R)-3-hydroxyacyl-CoA dehydratase 2 isoform X2, which yields MAASGSGSSRADNGYGSQQPRRRKGPGALATAYLVIYNVVMTAGWLVIAVGLVRAYLAKGSYHSLYYSIEKPLKFFQTGALLEILHCAFGIVPSSVVLTAFQVMSRVFLTWAVTHSVKEVQTEDSVLLFVVAWTITEIIRYSFYTFSLLNHLPYLIKWASCIFICYIRGERYSPTLKNTRSRSNSNSFSELFKHQNAADFQYPAHL from the exons ATGGCGGCGTCTGGCAGCGGTAGCAGCCGGGCGGATAACGGCTACGGCAGCCAGCAGCCGCGGCGGAGGAAGGGCCCGGGCGCCCTGGCCACGGCCTACCTCGTTATCTACAACGTGGTGATGACGGCGGG atgGCTTGTTATTGCAGTTGGTCTAGTTCGAGCATACCTGGCTAAAGGTAGCTACCATAGCCTTTACTATTCAATAGAAAAGCCCCTGAAATTCTTCCAAACTGGAGCTTTGCTTGAG ATTCTGCACTGTGCATTTG GCATTGTTCCCTCTTCTGTTGTTCTGACTGCTTTCCAAGTGATGTCAAGGGTCTTCCTGACGTGGGCAGTAACACATAGTGTAAAAGAG gtACAAACTGAAGATAGCGTTCTGTTGTTTGTAGTGGCCTGGACAATCACTGAGATAATCCGTTATTCTTTTTATACATTTAGCTTGTTAAACCATCTCCCTTATCTCATCAAATGGGCCAG cTGTATTTTCATATGCTACATCAGAGGCGAAAGGTACTCTCCCACACTGAAGAACACAAGAAGTCGGAGTAATTCCAACTCTTTTTCAGAACTTTTCAAACATCAAAATGCTGCAGATTTTCAATACCCAGCACATTTATAA
- the HACD2 gene encoding very-long-chain (3R)-3-hydroxyacyl-CoA dehydratase 2 isoform X1: MAASGSGSSRADNGYGSQQPRRRKGPGALATAYLVIYNVVMTAGWLVIAVGLVRAYLAKGSYHSLYYSIEKPLKFFQTGALLEILHCAFGIVPSSVVLTAFQVMSRVFLTWAVTHSVKEVQTEDSVLLFVVAWTITEIIRYSFYTFSLLNHLPYLIKWARYTLFIVLYPMGVSGELLTIYAALPFVRQSGLYSISLPNKYNFSFDYYTFLILVMISYIPIFPQLYFHMLHQRRKVLSHTEEHKKSE; this comes from the exons ATGGCGGCGTCTGGCAGCGGTAGCAGCCGGGCGGATAACGGCTACGGCAGCCAGCAGCCGCGGCGGAGGAAGGGCCCGGGCGCCCTGGCCACGGCCTACCTCGTTATCTACAACGTGGTGATGACGGCGGG atgGCTTGTTATTGCAGTTGGTCTAGTTCGAGCATACCTGGCTAAAGGTAGCTACCATAGCCTTTACTATTCAATAGAAAAGCCCCTGAAATTCTTCCAAACTGGAGCTTTGCTTGAG ATTCTGCACTGTGCATTTG GCATTGTTCCCTCTTCTGTTGTTCTGACTGCTTTCCAAGTGATGTCAAGGGTCTTCCTGACGTGGGCAGTAACACATAGTGTAAAAGAG gtACAAACTGAAGATAGCGTTCTGTTGTTTGTAGTGGCCTGGACAATCACTGAGATAATCCGTTATTCTTTTTATACATTTAGCTTGTTAAACCATCTCCCTTATCTCATCAAATGGGCCAG GTACACTTTGTTTATAGTATTGTATCCAATGGGAGTTTCAGGCGAATTACTCACAATATATGCTGCATTACCCTTCGTCAGGCAGTCTGGCTTGTATTCCATTAGTTTACCTAACAAGtacaatttttcttttgactaCTATACATTCCTGATCCTGGTTATGATCTCTTACATTCCAA tctttcctcagcTGTATTTTCATATGCTACATCAGAGGCGAAAGGTACTCTCCCACACTGAAGAACACAAGAAGTCGGAGTAA